From the Herpetosiphon gulosus genome, one window contains:
- a CDS encoding acetyl-CoA hydrolase/transferase C-terminal domain-containing protein: protein MRYVSANEAVQAIKSHDRVFIHSVAAAPQQLIAALVARADELRSVELVHIHTEGPAPYTDPKYRESFHTRALFIGSNIRSAVVTGEADYVPVFLSEVPGLFRRGILPLDVALIQVSPPDQHGFCSLGVSVDVTRAAVEVAQCVIAQINPHMPRTHGDGHIHINRINFAVEVDEPIYEHAPAVLSDVERAIGRHIAGLVSDGATLQMGIGAIPDAVLAALTTHKNLGIHTEMFSDGIIDLVERGIINGRMKKTHPGKIVGGFMMGTRRLYDFVDDNPQIAMLDITYINDTSVIRRNPNVTAINSAIEVDLTGQVCADSIGTYQYSGVGGQMDFMRGAALSEGGKPIIALPSATRRGESRIVPVLHEGASVVTTRAHVQYIVTEYGVAYLYGKTLRERAKALIDIAHPDHREALERAAFERFHGEASLKH from the coding sequence ATGCGTTACGTTTCAGCGAACGAAGCTGTTCAAGCGATTAAATCACACGATCGTGTGTTTATTCATAGTGTTGCCGCAGCACCTCAACAATTAATTGCGGCTTTAGTTGCTCGCGCTGATGAATTACGCAGCGTCGAATTGGTGCATATTCATACCGAAGGGCCAGCGCCTTATACCGATCCCAAATATCGCGAAAGTTTTCATACCCGCGCGTTATTTATTGGCTCGAATATTCGCAGCGCCGTGGTAACTGGCGAAGCCGATTATGTTCCGGTCTTTTTGAGCGAAGTTCCAGGCTTGTTTCGCCGGGGCATTTTGCCGCTCGATGTCGCATTAATTCAAGTTTCGCCACCTGATCAACATGGCTTCTGCTCGCTGGGCGTTTCGGTCGATGTCACTCGCGCAGCCGTTGAAGTTGCTCAATGTGTGATTGCCCAAATCAACCCCCATATGCCCCGCACCCATGGCGATGGCCACATCCATATCAATCGGATTAACTTTGCGGTCGAGGTTGACGAGCCAATTTATGAACATGCGCCAGCCGTTTTGAGCGATGTTGAACGGGCGATTGGTCGCCATATTGCCGGCTTGGTCAGCGATGGCGCAACCTTGCAAATGGGCATCGGAGCGATTCCCGATGCAGTGTTAGCAGCCTTGACTACCCACAAAAATTTGGGTATTCATACCGAAATGTTTTCCGATGGGATTATTGATTTGGTTGAACGCGGCATCATCAACGGACGCATGAAGAAAACCCACCCTGGCAAAATCGTTGGTGGTTTTATGATGGGCACGCGGCGTTTGTATGATTTCGTTGATGATAACCCGCAGATTGCTATGCTCGACATCACCTACATCAACGATACTAGCGTGATTCGGCGCAACCCCAATGTTACGGCGATTAACAGTGCGATTGAAGTTGATTTGACGGGCCAAGTTTGTGCCGATTCGATTGGAACCTATCAATATTCAGGGGTTGGCGGCCAAATGGACTTTATGCGCGGCGCGGCGCTCTCCGAGGGCGGCAAGCCAATTATTGCCCTGCCTTCAGCTACCCGCCGTGGCGAATCGCGGATTGTGCCAGTGCTGCACGAAGGCGCTAGCGTCGTGACCACTCGTGCCCACGTTCAATATATCGTGACTGAATATGGCGTGGCCTATTTGTATGGCAAAACCTTGCGCGAACGAGCTAAAGCCTTGATCGATATTGCCCACCCTGACCATCGCGAAGCGCTCGAACGGGCCGCATTCGAGCGTTTTCACGGCGAAGCCAGCTTGAAACATTAA
- a CDS encoding glycosyltransferase family 39 protein translates to MLRRFRRRRLALWAVIGAVCSLIIILRMPLHQLPLERDEAAYAVIARDWADGAIPYRDRFDHKPPFVYVAYAPPVLLGTKPIQTIRVWATLWLVATTLVMWRAGRRLWRSEAAGVLTAILVASWNSAIFLQGITFNSEAIMLLPSSLALLFGLKALDSQQKAWWMLAGVAAALALLSKPVALLILPALIITTVAFKGDVNERLGRAILVIDGLALVLIPTLLYFALAGGWSQFVEALWTYNTVYLDQTNATISQLWPIWRSLLLLLAAGIVGATMAWRRRRYWPSLTLAGLWSVGLIASAFVSLRAYPHYYQALVPALAVFAGGLAKVRLGFLQQYKDFSIVLIAFLLAIQPLASLWPLYNKTPEAQIEQLYGVDGREFFALAPKVVEWIDNNVGQQASVWVWAAEPEIYLYGDYAVPSRFPYDYPLAILPNALDQTLQQLRRQPPNVIVTYGAVRPIGFDAMLQIAPYRLRVHLGGYDIWVR, encoded by the coding sequence ATGTTGCGACGTTTTCGGCGGCGACGCTTAGCCTTGTGGGCAGTGATTGGGGCGGTTTGTAGCTTGATTATCATTCTGCGAATGCCACTCCATCAACTGCCGCTGGAGCGTGACGAGGCTGCCTATGCCGTCATTGCCCGCGATTGGGCTGATGGAGCGATTCCCTACCGCGATCGATTTGATCATAAGCCACCGTTTGTCTATGTTGCCTATGCCCCGCCAGTTTTGTTGGGCACTAAGCCAATCCAAACAATTCGGGTTTGGGCGACGCTCTGGTTGGTGGCCACAACCTTGGTGATGTGGCGAGCAGGTCGGCGCTTGTGGCGATCCGAAGCGGCGGGCGTGCTTACTGCAATTTTAGTGGCAAGCTGGAATAGCGCGATCTTTTTGCAGGGCATTACGTTCAACAGCGAAGCAATTATGCTCTTGCCCAGTAGCTTGGCTTTACTTTTTGGACTCAAGGCACTCGACAGCCAACAAAAAGCCTGGTGGATGTTGGCAGGTGTGGCCGCAGCCTTGGCGCTATTATCCAAGCCTGTGGCTTTGTTGATTTTGCCAGCGCTGATTATTACCACCGTTGCCTTCAAAGGCGATGTCAACGAACGGCTTGGTCGCGCTATTTTGGTGATCGACGGTTTGGCGCTGGTGTTGATTCCAACTCTGCTTTATTTTGCCTTGGCTGGTGGTTGGAGCCAATTTGTTGAAGCACTTTGGACTTATAACACAGTCTACCTCGACCAGACCAATGCCACAATCAGCCAGCTTTGGCCGATTTGGCGCTCGCTGCTGTTGCTGCTAGCGGCGGGGATTGTGGGCGCAACCATGGCCTGGCGACGACGGCGCTACTGGCCGAGCTTGACTCTTGCTGGCTTATGGAGCGTCGGCCTGATTGCCAGCGCCTTCGTCAGTTTGCGGGCTTATCCGCATTATTATCAGGCGCTTGTGCCAGCTTTGGCAGTCTTTGCAGGTGGCTTAGCCAAAGTTCGGCTGGGATTTTTACAACAATACAAAGATTTTTCGATTGTCTTGATTGCGTTTTTACTAGCGATTCAGCCATTGGCCAGCCTCTGGCCGTTGTATAATAAAACGCCCGAAGCCCAAATTGAACAATTGTATGGTGTAGATGGCCGTGAATTCTTTGCGCTTGCGCCAAAAGTTGTCGAATGGATCGATAACAATGTGGGCCAGCAGGCCAGCGTGTGGGTTTGGGCAGCTGAGCCAGAAATTTATTTATATGGCGATTACGCTGTGCCAAGCCGATTTCCCTATGATTACCCCTTAGCGATTTTGCCCAATGCCCTCGACCAGACCTTGCAACAACTACGCCGCCAGCCGCCAAACGTCATCGTGACTTATGGAGCCGTGCGACCAATCGGCTTTGATGCGATGTTGCAAATTGCGCCCTATCGTTTACGAG
- a CDS encoding RtcB family protein, which translates to MQYVENIPIWGDPIDQGALSQIKTCALEADAVALMADHHKGYAVPIGGVVAYRDAISPSGVGYDIACGNKAVLLDLPASEVRAKIKPIMDDIWRSLSFGVGLNNRQSVDHDLFDDPAWQIPAVKDLKQTARNQLGTIGSGNHYVDLFADERDRTWIGVHFGSRGLGHKTATYFLEAGGAKDGMDVAPLILPTASDLGEQYLSCMALAGRYAYAGRDWVCAEVARILGATILEEVHNHHNFAWRETHNGVDLWVVRKGATPAFPGQRGFVGGSMGDISVILEGVDSPEAQTALHSTVHGAGRVMSRTAARGKINYRTGKVIAPGKISREMMNEWIQKQGVELRGAGTDESPHCYKRLPEVLNHHANTIKIVHTLQPLGVAMAGENEFDPYKD; encoded by the coding sequence GTGCAGTACGTTGAGAATATTCCAATCTGGGGCGATCCAATCGATCAAGGAGCTTTGAGCCAGATTAAAACCTGTGCACTTGAGGCCGATGCTGTGGCGTTGATGGCTGATCATCACAAGGGCTATGCGGTGCCAATTGGCGGCGTAGTCGCTTATCGTGATGCAATTAGCCCTTCGGGCGTTGGCTACGATATCGCTTGCGGCAACAAAGCCGTCTTGCTCGATCTGCCAGCCAGCGAAGTTCGCGCTAAAATCAAACCGATTATGGACGACATCTGGCGTTCGTTGTCGTTTGGTGTTGGCCTGAACAACCGCCAAAGCGTTGATCACGACTTGTTTGATGACCCAGCGTGGCAAATTCCAGCGGTCAAAGACTTGAAACAAACTGCCCGCAATCAGCTTGGCACAATTGGCTCAGGCAATCATTATGTCGATTTATTCGCCGATGAGCGTGATCGGACGTGGATTGGCGTGCACTTTGGCTCACGTGGTTTGGGCCACAAAACCGCGACCTACTTTTTAGAGGCGGGCGGAGCCAAAGATGGCATGGATGTTGCGCCGTTGATCTTACCAACCGCCTCGGATTTGGGCGAGCAATATTTGAGTTGTATGGCCTTGGCTGGGCGCTATGCCTACGCTGGCCGCGATTGGGTTTGTGCTGAGGTTGCCCGCATTTTAGGCGCAACTATCCTTGAAGAAGTGCATAATCACCATAATTTTGCTTGGCGCGAAACTCACAACGGCGTGGATTTGTGGGTCGTGCGCAAAGGCGCAACCCCAGCTTTTCCTGGTCAGCGCGGCTTTGTTGGCGGCTCAATGGGCGATATTTCGGTTATTTTAGAAGGCGTTGATTCGCCCGAAGCCCAAACTGCCTTGCATTCAACCGTGCATGGCGCAGGTCGGGTGATGAGCCGCACCGCCGCGCGGGGCAAAATCAATTATCGCACTGGTAAAGTGATTGCACCTGGCAAAATCTCGCGCGAAATGATGAATGAGTGGATTCAAAAGCAAGGGGTTGAATTGCGCGGCGCAGGCACCGATGAATCGCCACATTGCTACAAACGCTTGCCTGAGGTGCTCAACCACCACGCCAATACAATCAAAATTGTGCATACCTTGCAGCCGCTGGGTGTGGCAATGGCTGGCGAAAACGAGTTCGATCCGTATAAGGATTGA
- the ligA gene encoding NAD-dependent DNA ligase LigA, which yields MAVSEQTVARAASLRDELNVYNHHYYTLDAPLVSDAQYDSLLNELRAIEAEYPELRTPDSPTQRVGSAPLSKFPKVQHPVPMLSLGNAFNADDLAAWRRRAEQIIGTQPMSYTVEPKIDGLAVALTYINGVFSVGATRGNGEIGEDITANLRTIRDVPLRLQPIDGQALPDRIEVRGEVYLPIESFNQLNERQAHAGEKVFANPRNAAAGSLRQLDSTITAGRPLRFFAYAVGPFSGVELNSQAQTLDTLRSYGFSVNPDTRLFADFAAVIEYCHEWMSRRESLSYEVDGVVVKINDFAMQRELGVVGRDPRWAIAYKFPAREETTTLLNIVINVGRTGKLIPNAVLEPVSLGGTTVQHASLHNADYIISRDIRIGDRVVVKRAGDVIPYVIGPIVEARTGNEQAWPAPTHCPTCGQPVEQIADEVDIYCVNNTCPARLIRSIEHWVSRGAMDIVGMGERQASQFVEIGLITSIPDIYRLSVDSFVGREGYGERRVANLLNAIEESKQRPLDRVITALGINGVGTVAAADLARYFRSLPALAQATIEQLTAIDGIGGSTAQSVVDFFATPANQQLIAELLALGLKAEPGEVAELQSDRLAGKSFVITGTLPGISREAAQALIEAHGGKVGGSVSKKTDYLLAGEAAGSKLAKAQSLGVKVLSMDELHALLDG from the coding sequence ATGGCCGTGTCAGAGCAGACGGTTGCCCGCGCCGCAAGCTTGCGCGATGAATTAAATGTATACAATCATCATTATTATACGCTTGATGCACCGCTTGTGAGCGATGCTCAATACGACAGTTTATTAAATGAATTGCGGGCAATTGAGGCCGAATATCCCGAATTACGCACCCCCGATTCACCAACCCAACGGGTTGGTAGTGCTCCATTGAGTAAATTTCCCAAAGTGCAACATCCCGTGCCAATGTTGAGCCTTGGCAATGCGTTTAATGCCGATGATTTGGCGGCGTGGCGACGACGTGCTGAGCAAATTATTGGTACGCAGCCAATGAGTTACACCGTTGAGCCAAAAATTGATGGCTTGGCCGTGGCATTAACCTATATTAATGGGGTGTTTAGTGTTGGTGCAACTCGTGGCAATGGCGAAATTGGTGAAGATATTACCGCCAACCTACGCACAATTCGCGATGTGCCCTTGCGCCTTCAGCCAATCGACGGCCAAGCCTTGCCCGATCGAATCGAAGTGCGCGGCGAGGTCTATTTGCCGATCGAATCGTTTAATCAATTAAATGAACGCCAAGCCCATGCTGGCGAAAAAGTCTTTGCCAACCCACGCAATGCTGCCGCTGGATCGTTGCGCCAGCTCGATTCAACGATTACTGCTGGCCGTCCGTTGCGCTTTTTTGCCTATGCTGTCGGCCCTTTTAGCGGTGTTGAACTCAATAGCCAAGCCCAAACCCTCGATACCCTGCGCAGTTATGGATTTAGCGTAAATCCCGATACCCGCCTGTTTGCTGATTTTGCGGCGGTGATTGAGTATTGCCACGAATGGATGAGCCGCCGTGAATCGCTGAGCTATGAAGTTGATGGTGTGGTGGTCAAAATTAATGATTTTGCGATGCAACGCGAATTAGGTGTGGTTGGTCGTGATCCACGCTGGGCGATTGCCTATAAATTTCCAGCTCGCGAAGAAACCACCACCTTGCTCAATATTGTGATCAACGTTGGCCGCACTGGTAAGTTGATTCCCAATGCTGTGCTCGAACCTGTCAGCTTGGGCGGCACGACCGTGCAACATGCCTCGTTGCACAATGCCGATTACATTATTAGCCGCGATATTCGCATCGGCGATCGGGTCGTGGTCAAACGGGCTGGCGATGTGATTCCCTATGTGATTGGGCCAATCGTCGAGGCCCGCACTGGTAACGAGCAAGCTTGGCCCGCGCCAACCCATTGCCCAACCTGTGGCCAGCCAGTCGAGCAAATTGCTGATGAAGTTGATATTTACTGCGTCAATAATACTTGTCCTGCGCGTTTGATTCGGTCAATCGAACACTGGGTCAGCCGTGGCGCGATGGATATTGTCGGCATGGGCGAGCGTCAAGCCAGCCAATTTGTCGAAATCGGCTTGATCACATCGATTCCTGATATTTATCGTTTGAGCGTTGATAGCTTTGTGGGGCGCGAAGGCTATGGCGAACGCCGCGTGGCTAATTTGCTGAATGCGATCGAAGAATCCAAGCAACGCCCGCTTGATCGGGTGATCACCGCTTTGGGAATTAACGGCGTTGGTACGGTGGCAGCGGCGGATTTAGCCCGTTATTTCCGTTCATTGCCAGCCTTAGCCCAAGCCACGATTGAGCAATTGACCGCGATTGATGGCATTGGTGGCAGCACCGCCCAAAGCGTGGTTGATTTCTTCGCTACGCCAGCTAACCAACAATTAATCGCCGAACTATTGGCTTTAGGCCTCAAAGCCGAGCCTGGCGAAGTCGCTGAATTGCAGAGTGACCGTTTGGCGGGCAAAAGCTTTGTGATTACTGGAACTTTGCCTGGTATTAGCCGCGAAGCCGCTCAAGCCTTGATCGAAGCGCATGGCGGCAAGGTTGGCGGTAGCGTCAGCAAGAAAACTGATTATTTGCTAGCAGGTGAGGCGGCTGGCTCGAAATTGGCCAAAGCCCAAAGTTTGGGTGTGAAAGTGCTGAGCATGGATGAATTGCATGCGCTGCTTGATGGGTAG
- a CDS encoding phosphoenolpyruvate carboxylase — protein sequence MANLPSYDFADLIKADHDAEFVLTCFAEVLQELGEADLAAYLGLPTTASSKQTITPERAIQAASLSFQLLNMVEENAAAQQRRVREAAEGFNAEVGLWGNTLQSLSQAGFSAEQIAAALGQIYVEPVLTAHPTEAKRATMLEHYRRLYLLLVKRENPIWTPLEQQALRDEIKVELERLWRTGEIFLEKPSVADELRNILHYLRHVFPASLATLDLRLQQAWQLQGFDRRLLPATDQLPHVQFGTWVGGDRDGHPLVTATVTRFALHELRRNALEVLHEQLVQLVIKLSLSDRLQSPPAALLEALDASAAALGQRGQMALARNPEEPWRQWVNLIMARLPESNQPRQPWQYRSSNETVADLQFLAEQLNVVEAQRLVLNDLQPVIRSVQSLGFHSAVLDIRQNSKFHDLAVEQLLQAAGFSDYQFSNWSETQRLELLNRELQSARPFAHPSLELGNEASAVRDCYRVLADEIAQHGTTGLGSLIISMTRSLSDLLVVYLLAREAGLLQVTEAGLACVLPVVPLFETIEDLEISPGILDAFLAHPVSQASRALRQTSVQQVMVGYSDSNKDGGILASLWSLYRAQGTLAAVGAKHQVRVRFFHGRGGTISRGAGPTHRFLNALPAAALAGDLRMTEQGETIAQKYANHITAVYNLELMVAGVTEATLLGSQRDQTPHSLAPTMDSLTAYSRQRYENLIQTPGFIQFFGQATPIDVIEQGKIGSRPARRTGQRTLGDLRAIPWVFSWSQSRFFLSGWYGVGSSLAWLAEQHPEQFAQLKQAAFEWYPLKYLLTNVSTSMLSADLATMQAYSHLVEDPNVRQPIMAAIEAEFKQTQQQLELIFGGSLAERRPRIYRMLQGRQSRLSQLHQQQINLLHTWRSLPSEQIPEREQLLTQLLLTVNAIASGLRTTG from the coding sequence ATGGCCAATTTGCCAAGCTACGATTTTGCCGATTTAATCAAAGCTGACCATGATGCTGAATTTGTTTTGACATGTTTCGCTGAAGTATTACAAGAATTAGGCGAGGCTGATCTCGCTGCTTATCTTGGGTTGCCGACCACGGCCTCAAGCAAGCAAACAATTACGCCTGAACGGGCGATTCAAGCGGCCTCGCTCAGCTTTCAATTGCTGAATATGGTCGAGGAAAACGCCGCTGCCCAACAACGCCGCGTACGCGAAGCTGCCGAAGGCTTTAATGCCGAAGTTGGTTTGTGGGGCAATACGTTGCAAAGCTTGAGCCAAGCTGGATTCAGTGCCGAGCAAATTGCTGCTGCCTTAGGCCAAATTTATGTTGAACCAGTGCTGACCGCCCACCCAACCGAGGCTAAACGGGCGACCATGCTTGAGCACTATCGACGTTTATATTTGCTGTTGGTTAAGCGCGAAAACCCGATTTGGACTCCGCTGGAGCAACAGGCGCTGCGCGACGAGATTAAAGTTGAGCTTGAGCGGCTTTGGCGCACTGGTGAGATTTTCCTCGAAAAGCCGAGCGTCGCCGATGAATTGCGCAATATTTTGCATTATTTGCGTCATGTGTTCCCCGCCAGTTTGGCAACGCTCGATTTGCGTTTGCAACAGGCTTGGCAATTGCAGGGCTTTGATCGGCGTTTATTACCTGCAACCGATCAATTGCCGCATGTGCAGTTTGGCACGTGGGTTGGCGGTGATCGCGATGGTCATCCTTTGGTCACAGCAACCGTCACACGCTTTGCCTTGCATGAGTTGCGGCGCAATGCACTTGAGGTTTTGCACGAACAATTAGTTCAATTAGTGATCAAATTAAGCTTATCTGATCGTTTGCAGTCGCCGCCTGCCGCCTTGCTTGAAGCCCTTGATGCTAGTGCAGCGGCGCTGGGCCAACGTGGGCAAATGGCCTTGGCGCGGAATCCCGAGGAGCCATGGCGACAATGGGTCAACTTAATCATGGCGCGATTGCCCGAATCAAACCAACCGCGCCAGCCTTGGCAGTACCGCAGTAGCAATGAAACTGTGGCCGACCTGCAATTTTTGGCTGAGCAACTGAATGTAGTTGAGGCACAACGGTTGGTTTTGAATGATCTTCAGCCTGTGATTCGTAGCGTGCAAAGCTTGGGCTTTCACAGCGCCGTGCTGGATATTCGCCAAAACAGCAAATTTCACGATTTAGCCGTTGAGCAATTGCTGCAAGCTGCTGGATTCAGCGATTATCAATTTAGTAATTGGTCTGAAACACAACGGCTCGAATTGCTTAACCGCGAGTTGCAAAGCGCCCGCCCATTTGCCCACCCCAGCCTTGAGTTGGGCAACGAAGCTAGCGCTGTACGCGATTGCTATCGTGTGTTGGCTGATGAAATTGCTCAGCACGGCACGACGGGCCTTGGCTCGTTAATTATCAGCATGACCCGTAGCCTCTCGGATTTGCTGGTGGTTTATTTACTGGCGCGTGAAGCTGGCTTGTTACAAGTTACTGAGGCTGGCTTGGCCTGTGTACTGCCAGTTGTGCCATTATTCGAAACGATCGAAGATTTGGAAATTAGCCCTGGCATTCTCGATGCGTTTTTGGCCCATCCAGTCAGCCAAGCTAGTCGAGCGTTGCGCCAAACCAGCGTGCAACAAGTGATGGTTGGTTATAGCGATAGCAACAAAGATGGCGGGATTTTGGCCAGCTTGTGGAGCCTGTATCGGGCGCAAGGCACACTAGCAGCGGTCGGAGCTAAGCATCAGGTGCGAGTACGTTTCTTCCACGGTCGCGGCGGCACAATCAGCCGTGGCGCTGGGCCAACCCACCGTTTCTTGAACGCGCTACCAGCCGCGGCCTTGGCAGGCGATTTGCGTATGACCGAGCAAGGCGAAACCATCGCCCAAAAATATGCCAACCATATCACCGCAGTTTATAATTTAGAATTAATGGTAGCGGGCGTAACCGAAGCTACCTTGCTTGGCTCGCAGCGCGATCAAACACCCCACAGCCTTGCTCCAACCATGGATTCACTGACCGCTTACAGCCGCCAACGCTACGAAAACTTGATCCAAACGCCGGGCTTTATTCAGTTTTTTGGGCAGGCTACGCCGATTGATGTGATTGAGCAAGGCAAAATTGGCTCGCGTCCCGCCCGCCGCACAGGCCAACGCACGCTTGGCGATCTGCGGGCGATTCCATGGGTGTTTAGTTGGAGTCAATCTCGCTTTTTTCTCTCTGGCTGGTATGGGGTGGGCAGCAGCTTGGCATGGCTTGCCGAGCAACATCCCGAGCAGTTTGCCCAACTCAAACAAGCGGCATTTGAGTGGTATCCGTTGAAATATTTATTGACCAACGTTAGCACTAGCATGCTCTCGGCAGATCTGGCAACCATGCAAGCTTATAGCCATTTGGTCGAAGATCCAAACGTGCGTCAGCCGATTATGGCGGCAATTGAGGCTGAATTTAAGCAAACTCAACAGCAATTAGAGCTGATTTTTGGCGGGAGTTTGGCCGAACGTCGCCCACGGATTTATCGCATGTTGCAAGGTCGTCAGTCACGATTAAGCCAATTGCATCAGCAACAAATCAATTTGCTGCACACATGGCGCAGCCTGCCCAGCGAACAAATTCCAGAGCGCGAACAGTTATTAACTCAATTATTGCTCACAGTCAATGCGATTGCCAGCGGCTTGCGCACGACTGGCTAA
- a CDS encoding VOC family protein yields MATFRTITPQSIDAATTLGVTTLRVADAGRSLVFYRDLLGFQVLEQTDSTILLGSPNHVVLRLDVEAGLKRHPSHTTGLYHAAILLPTRLDLAYVLQRLLAVRYRFGASDHAVSEALYLDDPDGNGLEIYRDRPRNEWRWGANGEVHMVTESLDLYGVLAEITPTAPAWVGIPDGTKIGHMHLQVGNLRQAEEFYHGVLGFDIVAHYPGALFVSAGGYHHHLGLNVWQSQNGPQQPNDAAGLGYFEIIMPNQAALEIVRQRLQVAEVAVQEQADGLVVHDPWQTELRFIVAA; encoded by the coding sequence ATGGCTACATTTCGCACGATTACGCCACAATCTATCGATGCCGCTACGACGCTCGGCGTAACTACCCTGCGTGTCGCTGATGCTGGCCGCTCATTAGTGTTTTACCGCGATTTACTTGGTTTTCAGGTTTTAGAACAAACTGACTCAACGATTTTGTTGGGGTCGCCCAACCATGTTGTGCTGCGCTTGGATGTTGAAGCTGGCTTGAAGCGCCACCCCAGCCACACCACTGGCTTGTACCACGCCGCAATTCTCTTGCCAACACGCCTCGATTTGGCCTATGTGTTGCAGCGGTTGTTGGCGGTGCGCTACCGCTTTGGCGCTTCGGATCATGCGGTCAGCGAAGCTTTGTATCTCGATGATCCCGATGGCAATGGCTTGGAAATTTACCGTGATCGACCGCGCAACGAGTGGCGTTGGGGAGCCAATGGCGAAGTGCATATGGTCACCGAATCGCTTGATCTGTATGGAGTTTTGGCCGAAATAACTCCGACTGCACCCGCTTGGGTAGGCATTCCTGATGGCACAAAGATTGGTCATATGCATTTACAAGTGGGTAATTTACGCCAAGCCGAAGAGTTTTATCACGGGGTCTTGGGCTTTGATATTGTGGCGCATTATCCAGGCGCATTATTTGTCAGCGCAGGTGGCTATCATCACCACCTAGGCTTGAATGTGTGGCAAAGCCAAAATGGGCCACAACAACCCAACGATGCTGCTGGTTTAGGCTATTTTGAAATTATTATGCCAAACCAAGCCGCCCTCGAAATCGTGCGTCAACGCTTGCAAGTGGCTGAGGTTGCGGTTCAAGAGCAAGCCGATGGGCTGGTTGTGCACGATCCATGGCAAACAGAATTGCGCTTTATCGTTGCCGCCTAA
- a CDS encoding hemolysin III family protein — MAKAIEERNVHYSEYSAAEELANAITHGIGVALSVAGLVILLIMAINTGDPWRIASFTVYGVSLICMYLASTLYHSIRNPRAKYLLKIFDHCAIYLLIAGTYTPILLVSMQSSLAWTLFGLIWGCAFAGICFKMFFIKRFELLSTLMYVGMGWLSVMAWDDLVASLPTGAFALLVAGGLTYTAGVVFYRWEKLPYNHAIWHGFVMGGSVCHFLVMALYLG, encoded by the coding sequence ATGGCAAAAGCAATCGAAGAACGCAACGTCCACTACTCCGAATATTCCGCCGCCGAAGAATTAGCCAATGCAATTACCCATGGCATCGGGGTTGCCTTGAGCGTGGCTGGCTTGGTGATTTTGCTGATTATGGCGATTAATACGGGCGACCCATGGCGAATTGCCAGCTTTACGGTCTACGGGGTCAGCCTAATTTGTATGTATTTGGCCTCGACGCTCTACCACAGCATTCGCAACCCTCGCGCCAAATATTTATTGAAAATTTTCGATCACTGCGCTATTTATTTATTGATTGCTGGCACATACACCCCGATTTTGTTGGTAAGTATGCAGAGTAGCCTGGCATGGACGCTCTTTGGCTTGATTTGGGGCTGTGCCTTCGCCGGAATCTGCTTTAAAATGTTTTTCATCAAGCGTTTTGAATTACTTTCAACCTTGATGTATGTTGGAATGGGCTGGTTGTCGGTGATGGCTTGGGATGATTTGGTGGCAAGTTTGCCGACCGGGGCTTTTGCCTTGTTGGTAGCTGGTGGCCTGACCTATACCGCTGGCGTGGTGTTTTATCGCTGGGAAAAACTGCCCTACAACCACGCAATTTGGCATGGCTTTGTGATGGGCGGCAGCGTTTGCCATTTCTTGGTGATGGCGCTGTACCTCGGCTAA